In a genomic window of Thermoproteus tenax Kra 1:
- a CDS encoding alpha/beta fold hydrolase, with protein sequence MRAVVFHGRGSSPDKVDWLISPLEKFGLSVSAPQIKDVADAYEAGASLLPLEVAAGHSMGGTAALLLAARNPGKVKCVISVAGPVDRRLQLQWLESRGDKFSKRLANELASLGHVLDETSPSRYIGPGMPPVLYIRGERDEIVPRSHVDILVGLADKFNFYVDVVEIAGMGHTPKSDDEKEKIARVITNFLEKHLRTP encoded by the coding sequence ATGAGGGCGGTGGTATTTCACGGCAGAGGTAGCTCGCCCGATAAGGTGGATTGGCTCATATCCCCCCTAGAGAAGTTCGGGCTCAGTGTGTCGGCTCCGCAGATAAAGGACGTGGCCGATGCCTACGAGGCCGGCGCCTCTCTGCTCCCCCTCGAGGTCGCCGCAGGTCACAGCATGGGCGGCACGGCGGCTCTGCTTCTGGCAGCAAGAAATCCGGGTAAAGTCAAATGCGTCATCTCAGTCGCAGGCCCCGTGGACAGAAGGCTCCAGCTGCAGTGGCTTGAGAGCAGGGGGGACAAGTTCTCCAAAAGGCTCGCCAACGAGCTGGCCTCTCTGGGGCACGTGCTCGACGAGACGTCGCCGTCCAGATACATCGGCCCCGGGATGCCCCCGGTGCTCTATATAAGGGGCGAGCGCGACGAGATTGTGCCGAGGAGCCATGTGGACATCCTAGTGGGCTTGGCCGACAAGTTCAACTTCTATGTCGACGTAGTAGAAATAGCGGGAATGGGGCATACGCCCAAGAGCGACGATGAGAAGGAGAAGATAGCCAGAGTAATAACCAACTTCTTGGAGAAACACCTCAGGACACCTTAG
- a CDS encoding DUF2192 domain-containing protein yields the protein MEIKRLHRNRVEAALEVLEKALKGEVSNRLSAVEALKEAYARRSVEPLRGLSTESIYDKELATVHLVGVYGAGAISPGDLDDIFYIENKAHEFLQIVKNITEVLTEETKNKIKAVVADIKGKNVEDKVFRALRYVFTGTVLGLFDEPLFIKSLRTAESVYSDMSEKFLRYAAFYTAYKIAELIATDVIRGPNDLKIYKYTLCLQMGYQRCKPSDKLIKEVAVNVYKVDRGRVNKLLTGKEAIPKVS from the coding sequence ATGGAGATAAAACGCCTTCATCGTAACAGAGTTGAGGCCGCTCTGGAGGTTCTGGAGAAGGCGCTGAAGGGCGAAGTTTCCAACAGGCTCTCCGCCGTAGAGGCGCTCAAGGAGGCCTACGCAAGGAGGAGCGTGGAGCCGTTGAGGGGGCTGTCAACTGAGTCCATCTACGACAAGGAGCTCGCCACAGTGCACCTCGTGGGGGTCTACGGCGCCGGCGCCATATCTCCCGGCGATTTAGACGACATCTTCTATATAGAGAACAAAGCGCACGAGTTCTTGCAGATAGTGAAGAACATAACTGAGGTTCTCACAGAGGAGACCAAGAACAAGATAAAGGCGGTTGTGGCGGACATAAAGGGGAAGAACGTAGAGGACAAGGTGTTTAGAGCGTTGAGGTACGTCTTCACGGGGACTGTGCTGGGCCTCTTCGACGAGCCCCTCTTTATCAAGTCCCTCAGAACGGCCGAGTCGGTGTACTCCGATATGTCCGAGAAGTTCCTCCGCTACGCCGCATTCTATACTGCGTACAAGATAGCCGAGCTGATCGCCACCGACGTCATAAGAGGGCCCAACGATTTGAAGATATACAAGTACACTCTGTGCCTCCAGATGGGATATCAGAGGTGCAAGCCCTCGGACAAGCTGATAAAAGAAGTGGCAGTTAACGTCTACAAGGTGGACAGAGGAAGGGTCAACAAGCTGCTCACGGGGAAGGAGGCCATACCTAAGGTGTCCTGA
- a CDS encoding 50S ribosomal protein L16 encodes MPVRPARCYRRIKGPPYTRLKYIHGAPYVQIPKFDMGNTSQAGRQAFTMTARLIVEARGQIRAQALEAARQMAYKYLSTTITDANYYFRLEVYPHHVIRENKMLAMAGADRLQEGMRLNFGSPAGRAARVEAGQTLMYLEFKPEHLPHIKEALRRAASKLPLPTRIIVRPKDGDKTPSS; translated from the coding sequence ATGCCCGTCAGACCTGCTAGGTGTTATAGGAGGATAAAGGGGCCTCCCTACACGCGTCTCAAGTACATCCACGGAGCCCCATATGTCCAGATACCTAAGTTCGACATGGGGAACACATCGCAAGCTGGCCGACAAGCCTTCACTATGACCGCGAGGCTCATCGTGGAGGCGAGGGGCCAGATCAGGGCGCAGGCCCTCGAGGCAGCGCGCCAGATGGCCTACAAATACCTCTCCACTACTATTACAGACGCAAACTACTACTTCAGGCTGGAGGTGTACCCCCACCACGTCATAAGGGAGAACAAGATGTTGGCTATGGCCGGCGCCGACCGTCTGCAGGAGGGCATGAGGCTGAACTTCGGCTCCCCCGCCGGCCGAGCCGCCAGAGTTGAGGCTGGGCAGACCCTAATGTATCTTGAGTTTAAGCCGGAGCATCTGCCGCACATAAAGGAGGCGTTGAGGAGAGCGGCCTCCAAACTGCCGCTACCGACAAGAATAATTGTGAGGCCGAAGGATGGAGATAAAACGCCTTCATCGTAA
- a CDS encoding zinc ribbon domain-containing protein, protein MRRLHERISDLERRAAREADPARRMLLEERARRLKSRRFRRIRDVVARVAEEIIELAGQNNAAIVIDVMDGKTYIARKQSGEGGVKKHLYDGLGQLRKGLKKLAKWYGLQYREVRLYSAICPRCGAKMEEEKRIMRCPACGFSDHRDNIPLLWAKRRYWEILRKQPAFSSLVAITLLTS, encoded by the coding sequence GTGAGGAGGCTCCACGAGAGGATAAGCGACCTTGAAAGGCGGGCCGCAAGGGAGGCGGATCCCGCCAGAAGGATGCTCCTTGAGGAGAGAGCCCGTCGCCTTAAGTCCAGGCGGTTTAGGAGGATCCGCGACGTCGTAGCGCGGGTCGCAGAGGAGATAATCGAGCTCGCCGGACAGAACAACGCCGCCATTGTGATAGACGTGATGGATGGCAAGACGTATATTGCGAGGAAGCAGAGCGGCGAAGGCGGCGTGAAGAAGCACCTCTACGACGGCCTCGGACAGCTGAGGAAGGGGTTGAAGAAGCTCGCCAAGTGGTATGGGCTACAATACAGAGAGGTACGGTTGTATTCGGCCATCTGCCCCCGTTGTGGAGCTAAGATGGAGGAGGAGAAGCGCATAATGCGTTGTCCCGCCTGCGGCTTCTCAGACCACAGAGACAACATACCGTTGTTGTGGGCAAAGAGGAGGTACTGGGAGATCCTCCGGAAACAACCCGCTTTTTCCTCGTTGGTGGCCATCACACTTTTAACCTCGTAA
- a CDS encoding nascent polypeptide-associated complex protein, with amino-acid sequence MFSLNPREIERYLKRMGIKMEEVDAAYVEIGLKSGDVLRIEAPAVALIKMPNKTLIYQVQTQEASVRLQKRQPQTQQSQYAPSDEDIALVMEQTGATREEAERALVEAKGDLVQAVMALMNKKKQATST; translated from the coding sequence ATGTTCTCCCTAAATCCTAGGGAGATAGAGAGATACCTCAAGAGGATGGGCATAAAGATGGAGGAGGTGGATGCCGCCTATGTGGAGATAGGGCTCAAGAGCGGCGACGTGCTCAGAATAGAGGCGCCGGCGGTCGCTTTGATAAAGATGCCCAACAAGACCCTCATATATCAAGTTCAAACTCAAGAGGCCTCCGTGAGGCTCCAGAAGAGACAGCCGCAGACGCAACAGAGCCAATATGCCCCGAGCGATGAAGACATAGCCTTGGTCATGGAGCAGACTGGCGCCACTAGGGAGGAGGCAGAGCGCGCGCTTGTGGAAGCGAAGGGCGATCTGGTGCAGGCAGTTATGGCGTTGATGAACAAAAAGAAGCAAGCTACTTCAACTTAG
- the alaS gene encoding alanine--tRNA ligase, translated as MLSTKLFETAGFHRKQCPMCKSYFWTLRQDQVYCGDQPCVPYGFIGNSPVRVPVESIRDLRERFLSFFEKRGHARIKRYPVVARWREDVFLVGASIYDFQPWVTSGAVPPPANPLTISQPSIRLTDVDKVGRSGRHLTGFEMMAHHAFNYPDKHIYWISETTEYAYEFFTKELGIPEDEITFKESVWEGGGNAGESFEVLVRGLEVATLVFMHYEVKDGKYVELPLKIVDTGYGLERIYWMAKGSPTVYDAVFGPFLSAARKKLGVPEPPAHILGKASVYFGQMDPEVIGLAKAYDLVAEKIGIDPREFREIMRPQEALYVLADHSRTVSWMIADGVIPSNTGAGYLARLLIRRALKSLWIAGIETSLVDLFDLHLGFLRDDYPEVWQSRDIILELIDLEEKKYKDVIKSAPAAVRRALEKAGGKSLKAEQLVELYDSYGIPPEVAQEVARKLGAEAEVPDDFYSRLAARHQARRAEQEAAGKLPLGLSKVADLPKTRELFYEDPYRRSATSKVLRVIDGKYVVLDATVFYPEGGGQPADRGVIKHSGGEAKVVDVQRLGGVIVHVIEGPPPKEGEEVYGEIDWDRRISLMRMHTGTHVLIQSIRRVLGPHIWQAGAQKDIPFSRLDVTHYKMPTEEEVAKIERLANEIVMRDLPVRPIVMPRNEAESKFGFIIYQGGVVPAREIRILRIGPEDDPYDVQACGGTHLSSTGQIGLIKIVRVERIADGVVRFIFTTGRHAVEYVQRIEGDLASTAKALGVGRDDVAQQLGKALEKWAEIERKYKRLLAEYATLQAKSLKAESLPKADLAVLELDDADLARSIAAIATEQNPRLILAVRSGRKLELYSGSQVDLGPIAAELRKRGFRGGGSKTYAGGVFEGTAADILKALREALS; from the coding sequence GTGCTTTCGACTAAATTATTCGAGACGGCGGGCTTCCACAGGAAACAGTGCCCTATGTGCAAATCGTACTTCTGGACTCTGCGGCAAGACCAAGTCTACTGCGGCGATCAGCCGTGCGTTCCATACGGCTTTATCGGCAATTCGCCGGTCAGAGTGCCTGTTGAAAGCATCAGAGATCTGAGGGAGAGGTTTCTGTCCTTCTTCGAGAAGAGGGGCCACGCGAGGATCAAGAGGTACCCCGTGGTGGCCAGATGGCGCGAGGACGTCTTCCTTGTGGGCGCGTCTATCTACGACTTTCAACCATGGGTCACGAGCGGCGCCGTGCCTCCGCCGGCCAACCCATTGACAATATCTCAGCCGTCGATTAGGCTCACCGATGTGGACAAAGTGGGGCGGAGCGGCAGACACCTCACGGGCTTCGAGATGATGGCCCACCACGCTTTCAACTATCCAGATAAGCATATATACTGGATAAGCGAGACCACGGAGTACGCCTACGAGTTCTTCACGAAGGAGCTGGGCATTCCCGAGGACGAGATAACCTTCAAAGAGTCTGTGTGGGAGGGCGGCGGAAACGCCGGCGAGAGCTTCGAGGTGTTGGTGAGAGGCCTCGAGGTGGCCACTCTGGTGTTTATGCACTACGAAGTAAAGGACGGGAAATACGTGGAGCTCCCTCTGAAGATCGTGGACACAGGCTACGGCCTGGAAAGGATATACTGGATGGCCAAGGGCTCCCCCACTGTATACGACGCAGTCTTCGGCCCGTTCCTCTCGGCGGCCCGCAAGAAGTTGGGCGTGCCCGAGCCCCCGGCCCACATATTGGGCAAGGCCTCTGTGTACTTCGGCCAGATGGACCCCGAGGTGATCGGCCTCGCCAAAGCCTACGACCTTGTGGCCGAGAAAATAGGCATAGACCCCCGAGAGTTCCGCGAGATCATGAGGCCACAGGAGGCGTTGTACGTGTTGGCGGATCACAGCAGAACGGTCTCTTGGATGATAGCGGATGGAGTTATACCGTCTAACACCGGCGCTGGATATCTCGCGAGGCTCCTCATCAGAAGAGCCCTCAAGAGCCTGTGGATAGCCGGCATTGAGACATCGCTGGTGGACCTCTTCGACCTACATCTGGGCTTCTTGAGGGACGACTACCCCGAGGTCTGGCAGTCGCGCGATATAATTCTGGAGCTTATAGACCTCGAGGAGAAGAAGTACAAGGACGTCATAAAGTCGGCGCCCGCCGCGGTCCGAAGGGCTCTGGAGAAGGCCGGCGGCAAGTCCCTCAAGGCGGAACAGCTGGTGGAACTCTACGACAGCTACGGGATACCGCCAGAGGTGGCCCAGGAGGTTGCCAGAAAGTTAGGCGCAGAGGCCGAGGTTCCCGACGATTTCTACTCCCGCCTGGCGGCCAGGCATCAGGCGAGGAGGGCGGAGCAGGAAGCGGCGGGCAAACTGCCCCTCGGGTTGTCCAAGGTGGCCGATCTGCCCAAGACGCGCGAGCTCTTCTACGAGGATCCGTACAGGAGGTCTGCAACCTCTAAGGTCTTGAGGGTCATAGACGGCAAATACGTAGTCCTAGATGCGACGGTCTTTTATCCAGAGGGAGGCGGCCAGCCCGCGGACAGAGGAGTCATAAAGCACAGCGGCGGAGAGGCGAAGGTCGTCGACGTCCAGAGGCTCGGCGGCGTTATAGTGCACGTGATAGAGGGACCTCCTCCCAAGGAGGGAGAGGAGGTCTACGGCGAGATAGACTGGGACCGCCGAATCTCGCTGATGAGGATGCACACCGGCACTCACGTGCTTATACAGAGCATAAGGAGGGTGTTGGGCCCCCACATATGGCAGGCCGGCGCCCAGAAGGACATACCCTTCAGTAGGTTGGACGTCACACACTACAAGATGCCCACCGAGGAGGAGGTGGCCAAGATAGAGCGGTTGGCCAACGAGATAGTCATGAGGGATCTCCCCGTGAGGCCCATCGTGATGCCCAGGAACGAGGCTGAATCAAAGTTCGGCTTCATAATCTATCAAGGCGGCGTGGTCCCCGCCAGAGAGATAAGGATCTTGAGGATAGGCCCTGAGGACGACCCGTACGACGTACAGGCGTGCGGGGGCACCCATCTGTCGAGCACAGGCCAGATAGGCCTCATAAAGATAGTGCGTGTGGAGCGTATAGCCGACGGCGTAGTGAGGTTCATCTTCACGACGGGCAGACACGCTGTGGAGTACGTGCAGAGGATCGAGGGCGACTTAGCCTCGACGGCCAAGGCGCTCGGAGTCGGCAGAGACGACGTAGCGCAACAGCTGGGCAAGGCCCTGGAGAAATGGGCGGAGATAGAGAGGAAGTACAAGAGGCTTTTGGCCGAATACGCCACGCTCCAGGCAAAGTCGTTGAAGGCAGAGAGTCTGCCGAAGGCCGATCTGGCTGTGTTGGAGCTTGACGACGCCGATCTGGCCAGATCCATAGCGGCTATCGCCACTGAACAGAACCCGAGGCTCATATTGGCCGTGCGCTCCGGGAGGAAGCTGGAGCTGTACAGCGGCTCCCAAGTGGACCTGGGCCCGATCGCCGCCGAGTTGCGCAAACGCGGCTTCAGAGGAGGCGGCTCCAAGACCTACGCGGGCGGCGTCTTCGAGGGCACGGCTGCGGATATATTAAAAGCTCTCCGCGAGGCATTGAGCTGA
- a CDS encoding STT3 domain-containing protein — MALRSSQSAKPRDWLWTGVMASSLLATFAMALYFRMYRVYYWGWWIDEFDPYIRYYLAQYTLQHGISWWFQGARFADFWYPWGIDWARVLIPGVSLYGLSVYFLLRPFGFDLWHAVVVAPALYNSLAVFTMYYFVSRFSDKKNALLAAILAAYAPTYLQRGFGGWFDDEALTLFLAPLGLGLLVEALKRRPVLYGLLGTAAIGFIAWTWGAQFYIWNLVGFSALLLAAYAILRTAQGKSPGFSVKNLAISYAIFYFLFAAFESAVLRYGPHMLLSVYNFIPTLGLVATVGLYLAEAYVGLDRSYRILRRVAVPVAVAVAAVAAAIPILAYFHIIGGKFLATILPIGRSAIVQSVAEHTYSTFGIEAVSYGPLVPFIIASVPFLANPYGLGLLAYLVTGSYTAVTEVRLLILLAPAAVAAAAVGMGQLMRVRRFGWAAALLAVISAAVFVGLGWSQATAPQQIVVSATAGPSVPSADWLDALMWMATRLPPNASVAEWWDYGYWVTILGHRPSLADNSTVNSTQIGTIGLAFMSPVNIGEEIFAKDLKTDYVVAFMPWSALCTNPSYKQFGLWSNNVVPLGNATGWFALPFCTLVPEIPAGGDFLKSYWMAQIAYQIYGENVGQFGLPKSYAQHLAEPFGYFFTGTSQTGPFFAVGNQFVIVPLNLTTLLYTMLFNLERVYWMWTPNAYASYGYPTWIFAGVPAVNILTGNETFLPWLQYYFYAKIPPQNQPILGSLCTVNNAGFCYPVAGLNATGFVAASPPPNLKLIYVSHPYGWVVVYEIKS, encoded by the coding sequence ATGGCTCTTCGGTCAAGCCAGTCTGCCAAGCCTAGGGACTGGCTCTGGACAGGCGTCATGGCCAGCTCCCTCCTGGCCACCTTCGCCATGGCGCTCTACTTCAGAATGTACAGAGTCTACTACTGGGGCTGGTGGATAGACGAGTTCGACCCATACATCCGCTACTATCTGGCACAATACACTCTTCAACACGGCATATCTTGGTGGTTCCAAGGCGCGCGCTTCGCGGACTTCTGGTACCCATGGGGCATCGACTGGGCCAGAGTGTTGATCCCCGGAGTCTCGTTGTACGGCCTCTCAGTCTACTTCCTGTTGAGGCCGTTCGGCTTCGACCTCTGGCACGCCGTAGTGGTAGCCCCAGCGCTGTACAACTCGCTGGCGGTGTTCACTATGTATTACTTCGTCTCAAGATTCAGCGATAAGAAGAACGCGCTTCTGGCCGCCATCTTGGCCGCCTATGCCCCCACCTATCTGCAGAGGGGCTTCGGCGGATGGTTTGACGACGAGGCGCTGACTTTGTTCCTAGCGCCGCTGGGGCTCGGGCTCCTCGTCGAGGCCCTCAAGAGGAGACCCGTCTTGTACGGTCTGTTGGGCACGGCGGCCATCGGCTTCATCGCTTGGACTTGGGGCGCGCAGTTCTATATATGGAACTTGGTGGGCTTCTCCGCACTTCTGTTGGCGGCCTACGCCATATTGCGGACGGCGCAGGGCAAGTCGCCGGGCTTCTCTGTCAAGAACTTGGCCATCTCGTACGCCATATTCTACTTCCTGTTCGCCGCCTTTGAGTCGGCGGTCTTAAGATACGGCCCTCACATGCTCCTTTCGGTCTACAACTTCATCCCCACTCTCGGCCTTGTAGCCACTGTGGGGCTCTATTTGGCCGAGGCCTACGTGGGATTGGACAGATCCTATAGGATCTTAAGGCGTGTGGCCGTGCCTGTGGCGGTCGCCGTCGCCGCCGTGGCGGCGGCCATACCTATTTTAGCCTATTTCCACATAATTGGCGGCAAGTTCCTCGCGACCATACTCCCCATAGGCCGTTCGGCGATAGTGCAGAGCGTGGCCGAGCACACATATTCGACCTTCGGCATAGAGGCGGTCTCCTACGGGCCTCTCGTCCCCTTCATCATAGCCTCAGTGCCCTTCCTGGCCAACCCCTACGGTCTGGGGCTCCTCGCCTACTTAGTCACGGGCAGCTACACCGCTGTGACTGAAGTGCGTTTGTTGATACTATTGGCCCCGGCGGCGGTCGCCGCGGCGGCCGTGGGCATGGGCCAACTCATGAGAGTAAGGCGTTTCGGCTGGGCCGCCGCTCTACTCGCGGTCATATCGGCGGCTGTGTTTGTAGGGCTTGGGTGGTCCCAAGCCACAGCGCCTCAACAGATAGTCGTGTCCGCTACAGCGGGCCCGTCAGTGCCCAGCGCGGACTGGTTGGACGCCCTCATGTGGATGGCGACGCGGCTACCGCCCAACGCCTCCGTGGCCGAGTGGTGGGACTATGGATATTGGGTGACGATCTTGGGCCACCGTCCCAGCCTCGCGGATAACTCGACGGTTAACTCGACCCAGATAGGCACTATAGGCCTGGCCTTTATGTCCCCCGTGAACATAGGGGAGGAGATCTTCGCGAAGGATCTCAAGACTGACTACGTAGTGGCGTTTATGCCGTGGTCGGCGCTGTGCACGAACCCAAGCTATAAACAGTTCGGCCTCTGGAGCAACAACGTCGTGCCTCTGGGCAACGCCACCGGTTGGTTCGCCTTGCCCTTCTGCACTCTGGTACCAGAGATACCGGCCGGCGGCGACTTCCTCAAGTCCTACTGGATGGCCCAGATAGCCTACCAGATATATGGGGAGAACGTGGGCCAGTTCGGACTGCCCAAGAGCTACGCCCAACATTTGGCCGAACCCTTCGGCTACTTCTTCACAGGCACTTCGCAGACGGGGCCCTTCTTCGCTGTCGGCAACCAGTTCGTGATAGTCCCCCTCAATTTGACCACTCTGTTGTACACCATGTTGTTCAACCTAGAGAGAGTCTATTGGATGTGGACTCCCAACGCTTACGCCAGCTACGGCTATCCCACGTGGATCTTCGCTGGAGTGCCCGCCGTGAATATCTTGACCGGCAACGAGACCTTCCTCCCGTGGCTACAGTACTACTTCTACGCGAAGATACCGCCGCAAAACCAGCCCATTCTAGGGTCGCTCTGTACTGTGAACAACGCCGGCTTCTGCTACCCTGTGGCCGGCTTAAACGCCACAGGCTTCGTGGCGGCGAGCCCGCCTCCCAATCTGAAGCTGATATACGTGTCGCACCCCTACGGTTGGGTCGTCGTCTACGAGATAAAGAGCTGA
- a CDS encoding translation initiation factor IF-2 subunit alpha — protein MKLSRKDLPDVGELVIGTVKKIADHGAYVFLDEYDVEAFAPTQELVQSWFHSIREYVKEGQKAVFKVTSVNPKMRVVEVSLKRVRDQDKERKLLQWRRGLRAYKLLELAASKAGVSQQEVIKYYWALEDAFGDPLRAFEDIVKVGPEVIKGARLPPKLEQAVIEVAQQHIELPEVKISGVIKAVSIESDGADRIRDMLKSVAEAVKKKHPQITMKLYVIGPPRYRVDLAGKLPKQLEAAYNDLATALQEAAKKYKVIASLQRIEK, from the coding sequence ATGAAGCTCTCCAGAAAAGATCTTCCAGACGTAGGCGAGTTGGTCATAGGCACTGTGAAGAAGATAGCCGATCACGGAGCCTACGTCTTCCTAGACGAGTACGATGTAGAGGCCTTCGCGCCCACCCAAGAGCTTGTTCAATCTTGGTTCCACTCCATTAGAGAGTACGTAAAGGAGGGACAGAAGGCAGTGTTCAAGGTCACATCTGTGAACCCCAAGATGAGGGTCGTCGAGGTATCGCTCAAGAGAGTGAGAGATCAAGACAAAGAGAGAAAGCTCCTCCAGTGGAGGAGGGGGCTCAGAGCCTACAAACTGTTGGAGCTAGCCGCGTCTAAGGCCGGCGTGTCTCAACAAGAAGTGATAAAATACTACTGGGCGTTGGAGGACGCCTTCGGGGATCCACTGAGGGCCTTTGAGGATATAGTCAAGGTGGGGCCCGAGGTGATAAAGGGGGCGAGGCTTCCGCCGAAGCTGGAGCAGGCGGTGATAGAGGTGGCACAACAACATATAGAGCTCCCCGAGGTCAAGATATCGGGGGTGATAAAGGCGGTGAGCATAGAGAGCGATGGAGCAGACAGGATCAGAGATATGCTCAAGTCCGTGGCCGAGGCCGTGAAAAAGAAACATCCGCAGATAACGATGAAGTTGTACGTGATCGGCCCGCCGAGGTATAGAGTTGACTTGGCCGGCAAATTGCCCAAACAGCTGGAGGCTGCGTACAACGATCTGGCCACAGCACTTCAGGAGGCGGCCAAAAAGTATAAGGTTATCGCCTCTCTACAGAGGATCGAGAAATGA
- a CDS encoding H/ACA ribonucleoprotein complex subunit NOP10 translates to MRSLLMRCTRCGAYTLRKDVCPKCGGLWSAPSTEVQPEDKYQVYRIKMRVMAGEIKVSEETKRKLLGEAQSTT, encoded by the coding sequence ATGAGGTCTCTGTTGATGCGCTGCACTAGGTGCGGGGCCTACACCCTCCGTAAAGATGTCTGTCCGAAGTGCGGAGGCCTCTGGAGTGCCCCATCCACCGAAGTACAGCCCGAGGACAAATATCAAGTCTACAGAATCAAGATGAGGGTGATGGCGGGCGAGATAAAAGTCTCCGAGGAGACGAAAAGAAAACTTTTGGGAGAGGCGCAGTCTACAACCTAA
- a CDS encoding NAD(P)-dependent oxidoreductase: protein MRVGLIGLGVMGWRIAANLASDGLLAAVYNRSRHKAEEFSRKYSVLAADTPQDLAERTDVIITMLSDDEAVLSIVGALREKMKGKVLIDMSTISPTTSVGLAQQIMAAGGLMYDAPVIGTSIAVERRQIVILVGGPQERLDLVKEVLSHTSNSVIYVGPNGYGLYAKLVNNLLLGAYVAAMAEAFNFGLKAGLDPRFLVDLLTKYSSARSPTAELKAPKMAQGDYSVQFAMKHMRKDLEIVQQEARRIRAPLPLSALALQLYRFAEGMGLSERDFSAILELFKRSA, encoded by the coding sequence ATGAGAGTGGGCTTAATCGGGCTAGGAGTTATGGGCTGGCGCATAGCGGCCAACTTAGCCTCCGACGGGCTCCTCGCCGCTGTATATAACAGATCGAGACACAAGGCCGAGGAGTTCTCGAGGAAATATAGCGTACTTGCCGCCGATACGCCTCAAGATTTGGCCGAGAGAACCGACGTTATCATAACTATGTTGTCCGACGACGAGGCCGTTTTGTCCATCGTGGGCGCTCTGAGGGAGAAAATGAAGGGCAAAGTACTGATAGACATGTCCACTATATCGCCGACGACCTCCGTGGGCCTTGCCCAACAGATAATGGCTGCCGGAGGGCTAATGTACGACGCGCCCGTCATCGGCACATCGATAGCAGTTGAGAGGAGACAGATCGTGATCCTAGTGGGAGGCCCTCAAGAGAGGCTCGACCTAGTGAAGGAGGTGCTCTCCCATACGTCCAACTCGGTGATCTACGTGGGGCCCAATGGATATGGCTTGTACGCCAAGCTCGTCAACAACTTGTTGTTGGGGGCCTATGTGGCGGCCATGGCTGAGGCATTCAACTTCGGCCTTAAAGCCGGTCTGGACCCGAGGTTCTTAGTGGATCTACTGACGAAGTACAGCTCCGCGCGATCCCCCACTGCGGAATTGAAAGCACCTAAGATGGCCCAGGGGGACTACTCAGTGCAGTTCGCCATGAAACACATGAGGAAGGACCTGGAGATCGTCCAACAAGAGGCAAGGCGCATCAGAGCCCCTCTGCCGCTCTCGGCATTGGCGCTCCAGCTCTATAGATTCGCGGAGGGGATGGGCCTCTCTGAGAGGGACTTCTCGGCAATTTTGGAGCTCTTTAAAAGATCGGCGTGA
- a CDS encoding HAD family hydrolase, translating into MIKAVFFDLDGTLIDDVEARKRAQFAVAKFMTERYGVRLHKAAELIAKIEEEMDMARRYRREDRWRALFERLGFIYDGEIGGLLTKIYFAELMEAMRPFKDARVLLSYLRGRVRLGIITDTDGEPGLKRERIKRSGLPLDLFDIVVVAGEDTADTKPSASPFSFAMAKLGLGPWQAVYVGDKAYADVPGAREAGMYTVIVHRGAHSEPKSPEQRPDLMLGSLAQLQFVLRWPERALR; encoded by the coding sequence GTGATAAAGGCCGTCTTCTTCGACTTGGACGGAACGCTTATCGACGACGTTGAGGCAAGGAAGAGGGCCCAGTTCGCCGTCGCCAAGTTTATGACGGAACGATACGGCGTGAGGCTACACAAGGCGGCCGAGCTAATCGCCAAAATAGAGGAGGAAATGGATATGGCGCGCCGCTACAGAAGGGAGGATCGGTGGCGCGCCCTCTTCGAGAGACTCGGCTTCATCTACGATGGAGAAATCGGGGGCCTCCTCACGAAGATCTACTTCGCAGAACTAATGGAGGCCATGCGCCCCTTCAAGGACGCCAGAGTGCTTCTGAGCTACCTGCGCGGGAGAGTCAGGCTCGGCATCATCACCGACACCGACGGCGAGCCGGGCCTCAAGAGGGAGAGGATAAAGAGAAGCGGCCTGCCTCTAGATCTCTTCGATATAGTAGTCGTTGCTGGGGAGGACACAGCGGACACCAAGCCGAGCGCGTCGCCGTTCAGTTTCGCGATGGCCAAGTTGGGATTGGGTCCGTGGCAGGCGGTCTACGTCGGCGATAAGGCGTATGCCGACGTGCCGGGGGCGCGAGAGGCCGGCATGTATACAGTCATAGTCCACAGAGGGGCGCACAGCGAGCCGAAGTCGCCCGAGCAGCGCCCCGATCTGATGCTGGGCTCTCTTGCGCAACTCCAGTTTGTATTAAGGTGGCCTGAGCGCGCCCTTCGCTGA